One Nitrospirota bacterium genomic region harbors:
- the rho gene encoding transcription termination factor Rho: MNISELKEKTIDELTKMARELSVDGARGLRKQDLIFAILQAQTEKTGLIFGEGVLEILPDGFGFLRSLDYSYLPGPDDIYVSPSQIRRFNLRTGDLVTGQIRPPKESERYFALLKVEAINHESPEENVDRPLFDNLVPYYPTKRLKLEYEKEDYSTRVMDLITPIGMGQRGMIVAAPRTGKTMLLQSIAKAVKKNHADVHLIILLIDERPEEVTDWKRQVPGAEIISSTFDEPPHRHCQVSEMVIDRAKRLVETRRDVVILLDSMTRLARAYNAVIPASGKVLSGGLDSNALQKPKRFFGTARNIEDGGSLTILATALVDTGSRMDDVIFEEFKGTGNMELHLDRKLVDKRIFPTIDINGSGTRKEELLVEKEVLNKMWIIRKVLTPLSTVESMEFLLGKLTGTKSNKEFLDMMNK, encoded by the coding sequence ATGAACATTTCAGAATTAAAAGAAAAAACAATTGACGAGCTTACTAAAATGGCGCGTGAACTCAGCGTGGACGGCGCAAGAGGGCTCAGAAAACAGGACCTGATTTTTGCGATACTCCAGGCGCAGACTGAAAAGACAGGGCTGATATTCGGAGAGGGCGTGCTTGAGATTCTACCCGACGGCTTTGGCTTCCTCCGCTCCCTTGATTACAGCTACCTGCCCGGTCCGGACGATATATATGTTTCGCCTTCGCAGATAAGGCGGTTTAATCTGAGGACCGGCGATCTCGTAACAGGTCAGATTAGACCCCCAAAGGAAAGCGAGCGTTACTTTGCCCTGCTTAAGGTTGAAGCCATAAATCACGAATCCCCGGAGGAAAATGTTGACAGGCCGCTTTTTGATAATCTTGTCCCATATTATCCCACTAAACGCCTTAAACTTGAATACGAAAAAGAAGATTATTCCACAAGGGTCATGGATTTAATTACGCCAATCGGCATGGGGCAGAGGGGCATGATTGTCGCGGCGCCGAGGACAGGCAAGACGATGCTCCTCCAATCCATTGCAAAGGCGGTAAAGAAAAATCATGCTGACGTGCACCTGATAATACTTCTGATTGATGAAAGACCGGAGGAAGTCACTGACTGGAAAAGGCAGGTGCCCGGCGCTGAAATAATAAGCTCAACCTTTGACGAGCCGCCTCATAGGCACTGTCAGGTGTCTGAGATGGTTATTGACAGGGCCAAGAGGCTTGTTGAGACAAGAAGGGATGTGGTAATCCTTCTTGACTCAATGACACGTCTTGCAAGGGCGTATAATGCGGTTATCCCTGCAAGCGGAAAAGTTCTGTCCGGCGGTCTTGACTCCAATGCCCTTCAGAAGCCTAAGAGATTTTTCGGAACCGCAAGAAATATTGAAGACGGCGGGAGCCTTACGATCCTTGCGACCGCGCTTGTTGACACGGGAAGCAGGATGGATGACGTCATATTTGAAGAATTCAAAGGCACGGGCAATATGGAGCTTCACCTTGACAGAAAACTCGTGGACAAGAGAATATTCCCGACCATTGACATAAACGGCTCAGGCACGAGGAAAGAAGAGCTTCTTGTTGAGAAAGAAGTCCTTAACAAGATGTGGATTATAAGAAAGGTGCTTACCCCTCTCAGCACTGTTGAGAGCATGGAATTCCTCCTTGGAAAACTTACCGGCACAAAGAGCAATAAAGAGTTTCTGGATATGATGAATAAATAG
- a CDS encoding acetolactate synthase large subunit, whose translation MNASELLVKCLEAEGVTHIFGIPGEENIDLLYALSNSSINFIPVRHEQGAAFMANAWGRLTGHPGVCLATLGPGATNLITGIADAYLDRSPVVAITGQLDLPKLHKESHQYVDIVSIFKPVTKWNARIERASVIPEIIRKAFRLSAVEKPGPTHIELPEDVAVENTSDTPIPPLKINYPEPEPSLIHNAVQAIKEATYPVILAGNSVLRGKASEILRQFVEKVRIPVAASFMGVGAIPADSEFFLSAYGLQLRDYVSCGFDRADLIIAVGYDPVECSAKYFNPNRDKKIIHIDFTPADVDAHYEAIELTGDIASTLRMLTEHADFQKDYVYDKKLKEIINFSFDFSSKGFPLKPLKIIREIRSSLGRDDILISDVGAHKIWIARFYPVYEPNTAIISNGYSSMGFALPSAITAKMLYPRKKILAVCGDGGFMMSAQEIETAVRLNLPIVCLILNDGGYGLIAWKQINKFGKEFGCRFGNPDFVKFAESFGAKGYRVKSEDELAPILKDALLQKAPAVIDCPVDYSENLKLTEALNKIICPV comes from the coding sequence AATTCATCAATTAATTTCATTCCGGTACGACATGAACAGGGCGCCGCATTCATGGCAAATGCCTGGGGAAGGCTGACAGGACATCCGGGTGTCTGCCTTGCCACCCTTGGACCCGGGGCCACCAATCTCATTACCGGCATTGCAGACGCATATCTTGACCGCTCTCCGGTAGTTGCCATTACAGGACAGTTGGATTTACCAAAACTTCATAAGGAATCGCATCAGTACGTTGACATAGTTTCAATATTTAAACCTGTAACCAAATGGAATGCAAGAATTGAGAGGGCCTCAGTCATCCCGGAGATTATTAGAAAGGCATTCAGGCTGTCGGCAGTGGAAAAACCCGGACCAACGCACATAGAACTCCCGGAGGATGTTGCAGTGGAAAATACCTCTGATACGCCGATACCGCCCCTGAAAATAAATTATCCTGAACCTGAACCTTCATTAATACATAATGCTGTGCAGGCAATTAAAGAGGCAACATATCCGGTAATCCTCGCAGGAAACAGTGTGTTAAGGGGAAAAGCATCTGAAATTTTAAGACAGTTCGTTGAAAAAGTCCGCATACCGGTTGCAGCGTCATTTATGGGTGTAGGAGCAATACCTGCAGACAGCGAGTTTTTCCTCTCGGCATACGGCCTGCAGTTGAGGGATTACGTCTCATGCGGTTTTGACAGGGCCGACCTTATTATTGCCGTCGGCTACGACCCGGTTGAATGCAGCGCAAAATATTTTAATCCAAACAGGGATAAAAAAATAATACATATAGATTTTACCCCTGCAGATGTTGATGCGCATTATGAGGCTATTGAACTTACAGGAGACATCGCTTCCACCCTCAGGATGCTGACAGAACACGCGGATTTTCAGAAAGACTATGTTTATGACAAAAAACTGAAAGAGATTATCAACTTTTCTTTTGATTTTTCCTCCAAAGGGTTTCCCCTGAAACCCCTTAAAATTATCCGAGAAATCAGGAGCAGTCTCGGAAGAGATGATATTCTGATAAGCGACGTCGGCGCGCACAAGATATGGATTGCAAGGTTTTATCCTGTCTATGAACCGAACACGGCAATAATTTCAAACGGCTATTCGTCTATGGGTTTTGCGCTCCCCTCTGCAATAACGGCAAAGATGCTTTATCCCAGGAAAAAGATTCTTGCAGTCTGTGGGGACGGAGGATTTATGATGAGCGCTCAGGAGATTGAGACAGCGGTAAGGCTGAACCTGCCTATCGTGTGCCTTATACTAAATGACGGAGGCTACGGGCTTATCGCATGGAAGCAGATAAATAAATTCGGGAAAGAGTTCGGCTGCCGCTTTGGAAATCCTGATTTTGTTAAATTTGCAGAGTCCTTCGGCGCAAAAGGGTACAGAGTAAAAAGTGAAGATGAACTTGCTCCAATTCTGAAAGATGCATTGCTGCAAAAAGCGCCTGCGGTAATTGACTGCCCTGTTGATTATTCGGAGAACCTCAAGCTTACAGAGGCACTAAACAAAATAATCTGCCCGGTATAA